The following coding sequences are from one Triticum dicoccoides isolate Atlit2015 ecotype Zavitan chromosome 4A, WEW_v2.0, whole genome shotgun sequence window:
- the LOC119286253 gene encoding cyclin-dependent kinase B1-1-like, with amino-acid sequence MEKYEKLEKVGEGTYGKVYKAQDKATGQVVALKKTRLEMDDEGIPPTALREISLLRLLSSSLYVVRLLAVEQATKGGGAGGGGKPVLYLVFEFLDTDLKKFVDAYRRGPAPKPLPTQVVKSFLYQLCKGIAHCHGHGVLHRDLKPQNLLVDKEKMILKIADLGLSRAFTVPMKSYTHEIVTLWYRAPEVLLGATHYSTSVDIWSIGCIFAEMVRKQALFPGDSELQQLLHIFKLLGTPTEEDWPGVTALRDWHEFPQWKAQRLTRAVPTLEPEGIDLLSKMLQFDPANRISAKAALEHPYFNSLDKSQF; translated from the exons ATGGAGAAGTACGAGAAGCTGGAGAAGGTCGGGGAGGGCACCTACGGCAAGGTGTACAAGGCGCAGGACAAGGCGACGGGCCAGGTGGTGGCGCTCAAGAAGACCCGCCTGGAGATGGACGACGAAGGGATCCCGCCCACCGCGCTCCGTGAGATctccctcctccgcctcctctccAGCTCCCTCTACGTCGTCCGCCTCCTCGCCGTCGAGCAGGCCACCaagggcggcggcgccggcggtggaGGGAAGCCCGTCCTCTACCTCGTCTTCGAGTTTCTTGACACTGACCTCAAGAAGTTCGTCGACGCCTACCGCCGTGGGCCCGCCCCTAAGCCGCTCCCAACGCAGGTCGTCAAG AGTTTCTTGTATCAGTTATGCAAAGGAATTGCACACTGCCATGGCCATGGGGTCCTTCATCG GGATTTAAAGCCCCAAAATCTATTGGTTGACAAGGAGAAGATGATACTGAAAATTGCAGATCTTGGGTTAAGTAGAGCTTTTACTGTTCCTATGAAAAGCTACACCCATGAG ATCGTGACGCTTTGGTATAGAGCTCCTGAAGTACTGCTTGGAGCAACACATTACTCAACCAGTGTTGATATTTGGTCCATCGGATGCATCTTTG CCGAGATGGTCAGAAAACAGGCTCTTTTCCCTGGTGACTCTGAGTTACAGCAACTGCTTCACATTTTCAA GCTGTTGGGAACTCCTACCGAGGAGGATTGGCCTGGAGTAACTGCTCTGAGGGACTGGCATGAGTTTCCTCAGTGGAAAGCACAAAGATTGACACGTGCAGTCCCTACACTGGAACCAGAAGGAATTGACCTGCTATCG AAAATGCTCCAGTTCGACCCGGCGAACAGGATCTCAGCCAAAGCCGCGCTAGAGCATCCCTATTTCAACAGCCTCGACAAGTCTCAGTTCTAG
- the LOC119286255 gene encoding uncharacterized protein LOC119286255 produces the protein MAMGSPKSKSSSPMASSKPPTPSSASHHQARRRRRRCLVATTAVLLALAVVLAVLFLTVLRVRDPTIRLVSTQFVGAAPRFALLPTPSLHLNLTLLVTVSVHNPNPASFTYAGGGHTNLSYRGAHVGDAEIDPGAVPSRGDAEVRVALTLEADRFVAAGDVRQLAEDVESQAMPLDAATTVPGTVLLFGVFRRSAVAYSKCRLVVAVMGMRVQSHECNSRTKL, from the coding sequence ATGGCAATGGGGTCCCCTAAATCGAAATCGAGCTCCCCCATGGCGTCCTCCAAGCCCCCCACGCCGTCCTCCGCGAGCCACCACcaggcgcgccgccgccgccgccggtgcctCGTCGCCACCACGGCCGTCCTGCTCGCCCTGGCCGTCGTCCTCGCCGTCCTCTTCCTCACCGTCCTCCGCGTCCGCGACCCCACCATCCGCCTCGTGTCCACCCAGTTCGTGGGCGCCGCCCCGCGCTTCGCGCTCCTCCCGACCCCGTCCCTCCACCTCAACCTCACGCTCCTCGTCACGGTGTCCGTCCACAACCCCAATCCGGCCTCCTTCACCTACGCCGGCGGCGGCCACACCAACCTATCGTACCGCGGCGCCCACGTCGGGGACGCCGAGATCGACCCGGGCGCCGTCCCGAGCCGCGGGGACGCGGAGGTCCGGGTCGCGCTCACGCTGGAGGCGGACCGGTTCGTCGCCGCCGGGGACGTGAGGCAGCTGGCCGAGGACGTGGAGAGCCAGGCGATGCCGCTAGACGCCGCCACCACCGTCCCCGGCACGGTGCTGCTGTTCGGCGTGTTCAGGCGCAGCGCCGTGGCATACTCCAAGTGCAGGCTCGTGGTCGCCGTCATGGGGATGCGCGTCCAGAGCCACGAGTGCAACAGCCGCACCAAGCTCTGA